A stretch of the Rosa rugosa chromosome 5, drRosRugo1.1, whole genome shotgun sequence genome encodes the following:
- the LOC133708914 gene encoding non-specific lipid transfer protein GPI-anchored 25-like, protein MSTTATATATALRSSSLMAVLLLASLFVALGAANSAKESPPSACADELVRFSPCLSYVASPPNNLSDSPASKCCDVFSSAAESGRAVCLCYLVQDPPMLGFPVTVARVLSLSSVCGRRNSTAASTSLQSLCSESPELPPLRNTTISVISGPPPSGHETASSPSPKPTNKSSTRPSFSTPPSSAVEPARVSSSAAAMKRIFKNNTSWFLPAISIFILI, encoded by the exons ATGAGcaccaccgccaccgccaccgccaccgctcTGCGCTCGTCGTCTCTCATGGCCGTCCTCCTCCTCGCCTCCTTGTTCGTCGCTCTCGGCGCCGCAAATTCAGCAAAAGAATCGCCGCCGTCCGCTTGCGCAGACGAGCTCGTCCGGTTCTCGCCGTGCCTGTCGTACGTGGCGTCGCCGCCGAACAACCTCTCCGACTCGCCGGCCTCCAAGTGCTGCGACGTGTTCTCGTCTGCGGCGGAGTCCGGCCGCGCCGTTTGCCTCTGCTACCTAGTCCAGGATCCTCCGATGCTCGGCTTTCCAGTGACCGTCGCTCGCGTCCTCTCGCTCTCTTCCGTTTGCGGTCGCCGGAACTCCACCGCTGCTTCTACTTCTCTTCAGTCCCTTTGCTCAG AGTCGCCGGAACTCCCTCCTCTCCGCAACACCACGATTTCGGTGATTTCAGGTCCTCCTCCTTCCG GTCATGAAACGGCTTCATCTCCTTCGCCAAAACCAACAAACAAGTCAAGCACAAGACCAAGCTTCTCAACTCCACCGAGCTCAGCGGTAGAACCAGCAAGAGTGTCGTCGTCGGCGGCGGCCATGAAACGAATTTTCAAGAACAATACTTCCTGGTTTCTACCTGCCATATCGATTTTCATACTCATCTGA
- the LOC133708913 gene encoding probable RNA helicase SDE3, translated as MMSTIGGKWDDDECSVIGDKGDIGFIDFKDDKSVCSYNPAEEGPIVISVPFPLVGGKQGQKPQSVVVGETVSDKITIENPTRKPVELWSVKIYASTPEDSFTLSLMEPPKKDSGVEAIRAFLESASLEDRVLQPGDTLTVWLSCKPKEIGMHTSVVQFDFEDNQIERAVFLLADDKISQSLASTRPFERRTKKKPIVVASYHVAVSPSRKTKRQPYKNRLPRYDIPKELRDYLLDGHDPECVTEGLKRRNYADHFKTLLMMEEIQLEDSMRSYDMEYVSLRRRGYHYLSLEVPGLAERRPSLVQGDHVFAKLSEYADDTTLDPYQGFIHHVEADEVYLKFAQDFHRDHTDGNLYNVQFTYNRVSMRRLYQATDAAAELDRGFLFPSESPQRWINAPKLYPIPSCRLNEEQMRAVEMILGCKGGPPFVIHGPPGTGKTMTIVEAILQLYKSQAKARILVCAPSNSAADHILEKLLNEKADKVVKEHEIFRFNAPTRPYGDIKPDYIKFCCSEDNIFDCPPPKALRRYRIIISTYMSAALLYAEGIEKGHFSHIFLDEAGQASEPETMIPVASLHERNTVVVLAGDPMQLGPIINSKKAEDYYLGISYLERMFDCEFYRNEDNSYVTKLVRNYRCHPDILHLPNELFYGGELIACKDDSVPIIARLDLLPNKDFPVVFFGIQGCDEREGNNPSWFNRTEASKVVEVTKRLTAGKNLSEEDIGVITPYRQQVLKLKKAFEDLDMPDIKVGSVEQFQGQEREVIIISTVRSTIKHNEFDRTFCLGFLSNPKRFNVAITRAKSLLIIIGNPHIISKDPNWNKLLWRCVDNKSYQGCNLPVRQEEFSYENPTQEDNWDNNEENAQFSRTDSWVQGSWEAEAPQPFQNGDGAEQLLETEDPQPVVDESEWSDGWK; from the exons ATGATGAGTACAATTGGGGGTAAGTGGGATGATGATGAGTGCTCTGTCATTGGAGACAAAGGGGATATCGGGTTCATCGATTTCAAAGATGACAAATCGGTTTGTAGTTACAACCCAGCTGAAGAGGGTCCGATTGTTATTTCAGTCCCATTCCCTCTTGTGGGAGGAAAGCAAGGTCAAAAGCCTCAATCAGTAGTTGTAGGAGAAACAGTTTCGGATAAAATAACAATTGAGAACCCCACCCGGAAGCCAGTGGAGCTATGGAGTGTTAAAATTTATGCCTCAACTCCAGAGGACTCTTTCACACTTTCTCTGATGGAGCCTCCAAAGAAAGACTCTGGTGTAGAAGCCATTAGAGCCTTCCTCGAGTCTGCTTCCCTCGAGGACAGAGTTCTGCAACCAGGAGACACTTTGACTGTGTGGCTGTCTTGCAAGCCCAAGGAAATTGGTATGCACACCAGCGTTGTGCAGTTTGATTTCGAGGATAATCAGATTGAACGTGCTGTTTTTCTCTTGGCTGATGACAAGATCTCCCAATCTCTGGCCTCAACAAGACCATTCGAAAGACGCACTAAAAAGAAACCAATTGTTGTGGCTTCCTATCATGTGGCTGTAAGCCCTAGTAGAAAAACAAAACGCCAACCCTACAAAAATAGGCTTCCGCGATATGACATTCCAAAGGAACTTAGGGATTACCTCTTGGACGGGCACGATCCTGAATGTGTAACAGAAGGTCTTAAGAGGCGGAACTATGCTGATCACTTCAAGACTTTACTGATGATGGAGGAAATACAGTTAGAG GACAGCATGAGAAGTTATGATATGGAATATGTTAGTTTGAGGAGGAGGGGATATCATTATTTGTCCCTTGAAGTCCCAGGGCTTGCTGAGAGAAGGCCTTCACTTGTCCAAGGGGATCATGTTTTCGCCAAGCTTTCTGAGTATGCAGATGACACAACACTTGATCCATATCAG gGTTTCATTCACCATGTTGAGGCTGATGAAGTTTACTTGAAGTTTGCGCAAGATTTTCACAGAGACCACACAGACGGTAATCTTTATAATGTGCAATTCACATATAATCGAGTTTCCATGAGAAGGTTATATCAAGCGACTGATGCTGCTGCAGAGTTAGACAGAGGGTTCCTATTTCCATCTGAGTCCCCTCAAAGATGGATTAATGCCCCAAAACTGTACCCTATACCTTCTTGTAGACTTAATGAAGAGCAGATGCGTGCAGTTGAGATGATCCTTGGCTGCAAAGGAGGACCACCTTTTGTGATTCATGGACCTCCTGGCACAGGCAAGACAATGACAATAGTGGAAGCAATCCTCCAACTCTACAAAAGTCAAGCAAAAGCTCGAATTCTTGTTTGTGCACCTTCAAATAGTGCAGCAGACCACATCCTGGAGAAACTCCTCAATGAAAAGGCTGACAAAGTAGTTAAAGAGCATGAAATATTCAGGTTTAATGCACCTACCCGTCCTTATGGAGATATCAAGCCTGATTATATTAAATTTTGCTGCTCCGAGGACAATATCTTCGACTGTCCTCCACCCAAAGCCCTCAGGCGCTATAGGATCATCATATCAACCTATATGAGTGCCGCTCTTCTTTATGCAGAAGGTATCGAAAAAGGCCACTTCTCTCATATTTTCTTGGATGAGGCAGGACAAGCTTCAGAACCAGAAACCATGATCCCAGTAGCCAGTCTGCACGAGAGGAATACAGTTGTTGTTCTTGCTGGAGACCCTATGCAATTAGGGCCAATCATAAACTCCAAGAAAGCAGAAGATTACTATTTGGGGATATCATACTTGGAGAGGATGTTCGACTGTGAATTTTATAGAAATGAAGATAACAGTTATGTGACAAAGTTGGTTAGAAACTACAGATGTCACCCAGACATTTTGCACCTCCCCAATGAGTTATTCTATGGAGGAGAGTTGATTGCTTGTAAAGATGACTCAGTTCCCATCATTGCAAGGCTGGACCTTCTTCCCAATAAGGACTTTCCCGTGGTTTTCTTTGGCATTCAAGGTTGTGATgagagggaaggaaataatccatcatGGTTTAACCGGACTGAGGCTAGTAAGGTAGTGGAGGTCACTAAGAGATTGACTGCAGGAAAGAACCTGAGTGAAGAAGATATTGGGGTTATAACTCCTTACCGACAGCAAGTGCTCAAACTGAAGAAAGCTTTTGAAGATTTGGACATGCCTGACATCAAGGTTGGAAGTGTCGAGCAGTTTCAGGGACAGGAGAGGGAAGTTATCATAATATCAACTGTGCGATCAACAATCAAGCACAATGAATTTGACAGAACATTCTGTTTGGGATTTCTGAGCAATCCAAAACGGTTTAATGTGGCTATTACTCGTGCCAAATCTTTGCTGATTATAATTGGGAACCCGCATATTATCAGCAAG GATCCCAACTGGAATAAGCTTCTGTGGCGCTGTGTAGACAACAAATCCTATCAGGGTTGTAATCTCCCTGTCAGGCAGGAGGAATTTTCTTATGAGAACCCAACACAGGAAGATAACTGGGACAACAATGAAGAAAACGCTCAGTTCTCTAGAACTGATTCGTGGGTTCAAGGGTCGTGGGAAGCAGAAGCTCCGCAACCTTTCCAAAACGGAGATGGAGCTGAACAGTTGCTGGAAACAGAAGATCCCCAGCCTGTCGTTGATGAATCTGAATGGTCTGATGGCTGGAAGTAA